The Prevotella herbatica genome contains the following window.
AGACACAGAATCAGCGTTTTGAGTTCAACATGAGCATTAACAACCCAGCTCTTACAGCACAGGTTCTTGTAAACGTAGCTCGTGCTAGTTTCCGTTTACAGCCAGGATGTTATACTATGCCAGAGATTCCTGTTATTGACATGCTACCTGGCACTCGCGAAGAAATTGTCGCAACACTAGTATAAAACTATACTTCTTATATACACTACGGCGCATGAATATCATCTTCATGCGCCGTTTTCTTTTATGTAAATCAAAAAATAACATAAAAGTAGAACACGTTGCTATTAACATGTCGATTAATTTTTTACTTTTGCAAAAAGACTCAGGTATTAGGGTAAATAAAAGTTTTATCAATTAAAAATAGGATTATTATAATATGACTAAAAGATTCAATGCAATTGTAACAGCTTTGTCTGCTTGTGCAATGATAGCGGTAATGGTAAGTGCCATGCCTAACGACAACGTTATTTCACGTGAGAATGACACCGTAATTGTAAATACTCAGCAATTAGGTAAGAACATAAAGGGATTCAGAGGTAACACTCCTATTAAAATTTTCATCCGTAAGAATAAGGTTGTAAAGATTGAGACTATGCCAAATCACGAAACTCCTCAATTCTTTGGCAAAGCAAAGACTTTACTAGATCAGTTTAATGGTCAGACGGTTTCAAAGGCTGTCAAGATGAATGTTGACGGAGTAAGCGGTGCAACCTATTCTTCGGAAGCACTGAAGAAAAATGTAAAACTAGGTCTTGAATATTACAAGAAGAATAAATAACATTTTCGTTGTTTTATCAATATAACTTAAACGTTTTAACGATATAACTTGTAAGAGGACCGATTTCAGCCTCTACTAGAAAAAGTTTTTTCAATGTCACAAATGTCACTTTGTCACAAATCCTTTGTTTATAAGGGATGAGCGAGTGACATTAAGTGACATTATCTGTCTAAAAGTGACATTAAACTCTAAATCGCACCTATTTTTGGCGAATTTTCACCAAAAATGCAATACCATTATTGGTTCTTTTTTATCCAAGACTAGGCATGTACTTCACTAGATATGTTTATTATGATATAAGCATCATTAAGAATAATTTGTTTACATACACTGAACAATGCTCTTTTTCATGTTGGGCAATCCAATTACCCAACGTAGGTAATCGAGTTGTTCACGTTAGGTAATCCGATTACCCATCGTGGGTAATCGAATTACACACGTGCTTGGGTAATCGAATTACCCAATAATTGTGATAATTTAGGTAATTATTTATTTACTGAAGTTGTAACCATATCTATAATTCTCAAACTCATTCTCTCACGTGTATCCATTTTATATAACAGATTTACAATCAATTATTATCGTTTAAAAAATATATCTTTAAATTTATTGGGATGAATGACAACCAATCCGGTAAGATCTGGCAACTTATTTAAGAACACATGTAAACCTTTTTCGACTAAAAACTGTTCCAAGTTATGTTTGAGAAGTATAAAAGGCATATATTACCCAAATCATATTTGTAGAAAAAACGCTAAATATAGGTATGATCTAGAATTTAATGTCACTTTTCCCCCGATAATGTCACTTAATGTCACTCGCTCATCCCTTATAAACAAAGGGTTTGTGACAAAGTGACATTAGTGACATTGAAAAAAACTTTTTCTGGTAATGCGTTGCCTTTAACACGAAAATGTGTACATGTGTTCTTAAATAAGTTGCCAGATCTCCCCTAATTAGTTGTCGGTTGATGAAAATTTTGTCACAAACATTTTTTACTATCCTATCATAAATCTTCTTCTTTTTATAATAGGTATATTTCTACGAAACATTCGTAAAATGTTAAAAATACGAACATTTACACACTTTAACGCATATACTATTGCTTTTATTACGAAAGTTTCGTAGATTTGCGTCATTGATAATAAAAACATATAATATAATGGAAAAACTAACAAAGCAAGAAGAAGAAGTAATGAGATATGTATGGAAGTTAGGCCGCTGCGCTGTAAAACAAGTAGTGGATGAAATTCCAGAACCCAAACCACCGTACACAACTGTGGCTTCTATTGTGAACAACTTGAAAAGAAAGAACTTCGTAAAATCTGAGCGTGATGGTAAAGGATATCTTTACACCCCATCCATTGATGAAGGCGAATACAAACGCCGATTCATGAATGGTTTTGTACATGACTATTTTAAAAATTCATTTAAAGAAATGGTTTCTTTTTTTGCTAAAGAAGAAAAAATATCAGAAGATGAACTGAAAGATATTATTAAGGAAATAGAGAAAGGAGAATAGAATATGGCTATATACCTATTAAAAGTAAATATCGCTCTGATTCTGTTATATGGATTCTATCGGCTAATGACAAGCAAAGACACATTCTTTGCATTGCGACGTGCCACTCTGTGGACAATATATCTTATATCATTAACTATTCCATTACTTAACATTGAATACTGGATTAAAGACTCCGATACCACAGTTAGTATGGCAAACAGTTATGCCACAAGTATATTACCAACAATGATGACGTATGCCAATGCTCCGTCAATAACATGGAAAGACATTATACTATATGTTTATATAGCCGTGGTAACGATCATGTTACTAAACTTTATTTTACAACTTGGAACTATCGTATATATGGCATGCAAACATAAAAAAATAAGCATCAATGGCACAATGCTCCACATACTGAAAAGCAAAGACGGACCATTCTCTTTCTTCAAATGGATATTTGTAAATACGGAAGGACTATGTGATGATGAACTTAATGAAATAATAATACATGAACGTACACACGTAAATCAGTGGCACTCTTTTGACAGCATAATGTCGGAACTGTTTTGCATATTCTGCTGGTTTAATCCTTTTACATGGTTAATGAAACGTGATGTACGTATTAATTTGGAATTTTTAGCCGATGAAAGTGTATTGACTGAAGGCAACGCGCGCAAAGCCTATCAGTACCACTTACTAGGTTTGGCATATCATTCGTCAAAAACGAATATTGCCAATAACTTTAATGTTTTACCTCTTAAAAAAAGAATTAAAATGATGAACAAACGTAGGACTAAGGAAATAGTTAAGACTAAGTATCTGCTTTTTGCGCCACTTGCCGCCGCATTACTTATTGTAAGTAATATCGACTCTGTTGCTCGTTCTCTAAGTGAGAAAATTCCTGAGATCGCAAAAATATCAAATGTAACAAAAGGATTACTTGAGTCAGGAGTTACCCAAAGCAAGGCTTCAACTGTAGCAGACTTAGTTAATAACGCTGTTGATAATCAAGCCCAAGATGCAAAGATTATCAATATAAAAGGAACTGTTGTTAATGAAAACGGCATTCCAGTACCAGGTGCACTAGTTGTGATAAATGGTACTAAGAAGGGTGTTGTATCTGATGTTAAAGGAAACTTTTCTTTAAATGATGTTTCTGATGACAAAACTATCTCAATACAATATGTAGGCTTCGCTGATATGACATTCCATGCAGGAGATGCAATAAACGGAATGAAAATTACTTTAAAGAATGACAACAGTGAATCAAACGATGAAGATAAAGTTTACAATGCTGTAGACAAGATGCCTAGTTTTCCAGGTGGCTCTAAGAAGATGTTGGAATACTTTACCAAGAACATAAAGAATCAAGAAAATTCCACAAAGTCTGGCCATATTATAGTCGCATTCACAGTTAACAAAGACGGCTCGATTTATGGTGCTCATATTGTACATAGCATAAATCCAGAATTGGACAACGAGGCTTTGCAAGCTGTGAACAATATGCCAAACTGGGAACCTGGCATTAACAAAGGTAAGGCAGTGAAGACAATGTTTACCATTCCTGTACCCGTAGGCAAAGTAAGCCCTGTATCATTTCCTGAAAAGAAAAACTGCATATACATAATAGATGGAAAAGAACTACCTGAAGGTGAAGATATTGATGGAACTTTAAAACCATCTGACATTAAATCTATTACCGTTATGAAGTCTGAAGACGGAAAGGCTAAAGTGTATATAAAGACATTTAAATAAGATATTCCATTTAAATCTCTTTTGAAAAGAGAAAATTGTATTGTTTAAATAAAGAAATGGCAGTGCCTGAGATAGGTACTGCCATTAACTAAAAATCATTAATTAATTTGTTTCTTAATCTTTATATTGCTATTTTTGTAATATAACGTAAAAAGACTTTACATGATTAAAATAACAAATGCTGTTAAACAACAAGCTGATAAAATAGCAAGATACATAATGTTGGCGATGAACCATGAATGTTGCAAGAACTTTGTAGGTAGCACACATACGCTTGAGGATTTTCACAATATGATGACAAGACTTGTGGCAAGAGAGGACTCACAATATTCATATAAAAACACATTAGTAGCTTTGGATGAAGATTCAGAAAATGTTATTGGAATATGTGTAAGCTATGATGGAGCAGATCTACATAGACTGAGAAAGGCTTTTATAGAAGAGGCGATAAAAGAATTCGGTATTGACTATTCTGGAATTGACGACGAAACGGAGAAAGGCGAGCTTTATATAGACAGCTTAGCTGTTGACGAAAGATACCGCAATATGGGGATTGCTTCTGCCCTATTGAAAGCTACTTGCGAAAAAGCAGATAGTCTAAAGATCCCATCAGCAGGATTACTTGTAGATTGTGGTAATCCAAAAGCCGAACTACTATATAGAAAACTCGGCTTTAAATATTTGAATGATACAGCTTGGGGAGGACATAAAATGAAACACTTACAAAAAACGAATCACTAATAAATAAGAGTCTGATGTTTTTCTGTTTATATTAAGGTGACTACCGAATAGACCATTTTGGTTTTTCACAAAATACCATTTATATACAATCACTATGTCTATAAGGCTATGTGATTAACGACTGGTACCTAATAAAACTAAAAAATATATAATACTTTTATTGTTTCAAACATTATTTTTAGCTATATTTGCAATATAGTTTAATAATTTTGCGCCATTAAAACCACACAATATGTATAACTGGAAACTCATAATACCCTTGCTGATAATGCCGAATTTCACCATGCAGGCTCAGGAAAAACACAGTCTTTCTGAAATTGACTCTTTGAAAATAATGCGACTAATACCAGAACGCAAACAGGGATCGGTAGATATTGTTACTGAAGACAGAATGAACAAAGGACTTGTTATAAACTCACTCAACGCATTAAGCGGACAAGCTGCAGGTGTGAACGTAACTTCTGGAGAAAACAGAATGGCACAGTTGAGTAGTGTGCGAGTAAGAGGTACGACTTCTCTTACAGGTGGAAACGATCCACTTGTTATTATTGATGGCGTTTACAGCGACCTTTCTACACTTTCATCAATATATCCGGCAGATATAGAGAGCTTTACTATTCTGAAGAATGCCGCAGAAACAGCAAAATATGGTTCTAGAGGTGCATCAGGTGTTATACAGGTTACGACAAAAAAAGGACATGGAAGTATGTTTCATATTAGTTACGATGGTAATATTGGCTTTGAGTCTAAATACAAGACCATAGACATGTTGCAACGTAACGGATATATATCAACGGCAAAGACACTCGGACTTGAATACAATGACGGCGGATACAATACTGATTTTCAGGATGCAGTAACAAGAACTGGAGTTGTACAAAATCATCATATCGCTTTCAGCGGAGGCTCTGAAAGCAGTAACTATCGTGCGTCAATAGGAGTTATGGACCACAAAACGATTGTTAAGGTTAATGAATACCAAAACTTCACTGCTAAGTTTGACTTGTCACAAAAGGCATTCGACAATCTTCTTTCTATTGATTTTGGTGTATTTGGAGCTTCACAAAAGAACAACTATATATTTGATGAACAAAAACTGTTCTACAGTGCAGCTACACAAAATCCAACATATCCAGAAGGAATGAATGCATCGGGTGGTTGGGATAAAAACTCAACGGCTAGTCAGATAAATCCTCCTGGAGCATTACTAAAAGAGAAGAATGATGATAAGAACATTAACTTCAATACTCATTTAGGACTGGACTTTACACTAGAAAAAGAACTACATTTAAAACTATTCGGCAGTTATAGCTATAACTCTCTTGAGAATGCAGTGTTCTGCCCTACATGGGTTTGGGCACAGGGGCAGGCTTACCGTGGAGAACATAAGACAGAAGATATGCTGGGCAATGCAACTCTTGAATGGAAGCACTCATGGGGTATACACGCGATAGAAGCAACGGCAATGACAGAATATCAAAAGAGCAAACATAGCGGCTTCTGGACTCTTGTAAAAGGTTTCACAACAAATGAATTAGGTTATGATAATCTTGCTGCCGCTTCTACAAGACCATACGGAGGTACAGGATCAGACTATACAGAATCGTCACTAGCTTCCGCAATGGGTAGCGTATCTTATACACTTCTGAAT
Protein-coding sequences here:
- a CDS encoding FMN-binding protein — encoded protein: MTKRFNAIVTALSACAMIAVMVSAMPNDNVISRENDTVIVNTQQLGKNIKGFRGNTPIKIFIRKNKVVKIETMPNHETPQFFGKAKTLLDQFNGQTVSKAVKMNVDGVSGATYSSEALKKNVKLGLEYYKKNK
- a CDS encoding BlaI/MecI/CopY family transcriptional regulator; translated protein: MEKLTKQEEEVMRYVWKLGRCAVKQVVDEIPEPKPPYTTVASIVNNLKRKNFVKSERDGKGYLYTPSIDEGEYKRRFMNGFVHDYFKNSFKEMVSFFAKEEKISEDELKDIIKEIEKGE
- a CDS encoding M56 family metallopeptidase, which codes for MAIYLLKVNIALILLYGFYRLMTSKDTFFALRRATLWTIYLISLTIPLLNIEYWIKDSDTTVSMANSYATSILPTMMTYANAPSITWKDIILYVYIAVVTIMLLNFILQLGTIVYMACKHKKISINGTMLHILKSKDGPFSFFKWIFVNTEGLCDDELNEIIIHERTHVNQWHSFDSIMSELFCIFCWFNPFTWLMKRDVRINLEFLADESVLTEGNARKAYQYHLLGLAYHSSKTNIANNFNVLPLKKRIKMMNKRRTKEIVKTKYLLFAPLAAALLIVSNIDSVARSLSEKIPEIAKISNVTKGLLESGVTQSKASTVADLVNNAVDNQAQDAKIINIKGTVVNENGIPVPGALVVINGTKKGVVSDVKGNFSLNDVSDDKTISIQYVGFADMTFHAGDAINGMKITLKNDNSESNDEDKVYNAVDKMPSFPGGSKKMLEYFTKNIKNQENSTKSGHIIVAFTVNKDGSIYGAHIVHSINPELDNEALQAVNNMPNWEPGINKGKAVKTMFTIPVPVGKVSPVSFPEKKNCIYIIDGKELPEGEDIDGTLKPSDIKSITVMKSEDGKAKVYIKTFK
- a CDS encoding GNAT family N-acetyltransferase: MIKITNAVKQQADKIARYIMLAMNHECCKNFVGSTHTLEDFHNMMTRLVAREDSQYSYKNTLVALDEDSENVIGICVSYDGADLHRLRKAFIEEAIKEFGIDYSGIDDETEKGELYIDSLAVDERYRNMGIASALLKATCEKADSLKIPSAGLLVDCGNPKAELLYRKLGFKYLNDTAWGGHKMKHLQKTNH
- a CDS encoding SusC/RagA family TonB-linked outer membrane protein, with protein sequence MYNWKLIIPLLIMPNFTMQAQEKHSLSEIDSLKIMRLIPERKQGSVDIVTEDRMNKGLVINSLNALSGQAAGVNVTSGENRMAQLSSVRVRGTTSLTGGNDPLVIIDGVYSDLSTLSSIYPADIESFTILKNAAETAKYGSRGASGVIQVTTKKGHGSMFHISYDGNIGFESKYKTIDMLQRNGYISTAKTLGLEYNDGGYNTDFQDAVTRTGVVQNHHIAFSGGSESSNYRASIGVMDHKTIVKVNEYQNFTAKFDLSQKAFDNLLSIDFGVFGASQKNNYIFDEQKLFYSAATQNPTYPEGMNASGGWDKNSTASQINPPGALLKEKNDDKNINFNTHLGLDFTLEKELHLKLFGSYSYNSLENAVFCPTWVWAQGQAYRGEHKTEDMLGNATLEWKHSWGIHAIEATAMTEYQKSKHSGFWTLVKGFTTNELGYDNLAAASTRPYGGTGSDYTESSLASAMGSVSYTLLNRYTVAGNMRADGSSMFGDNNKWGIFPSISGTWDVAAEPFFKSLRKLVNIFKIRIGYGLSGNLGGIDPYNSINLVQPTGVISYNGSPTITMGQFRNANPDLKWETRSTFNIGTDISFWKNRVILTAEYYYSKTRDMLYQYDVPVPPFTYNKLLANLGEMSNSGFELGLGIIPISKKDIELNINMNVAFQKNKLLSLSGNYNGTQLSASQITSIGSLNGAGFHGGNNNIVYQIIGQPLGVFYLPHCTGLTKNSDGSYSYAIADLDHNGKINIEDGGDRYIAGQATPKWILGSNISFRYKEFDVSLQINGAFGHKIYNGTSLTYMNMSSFPDYNVMAKAPKQNIKDQTATDYWLEKGDYLNFDYLTIGWNIPVKNKYISSLRLSCSVNNLATITGYSGLTPMINSYVVDGTLGIDDKRSYPPYRSYSIGISIQF